In bacterium, the DNA window GTAGTGCAGCCCGAGCCGCCGCAGCACCTCCTCCGCCTCGTCGGTCAGCGCCTCGTGCAGCTCGTACGAACTCTCCGGCGTGCAGAACGTCACCAGCTCGACCTTGTTGAACTGGTGCTGCCGGATCAGCCCGCGCACGTCCTTGCCGTAGCTCCCCGCCTCGGAGCGGAAGCACGGCGTGTAGGCGGCGTAGCGGATCGGCAGCTCCTCCTCGCGCAGGATCTCCCCCGCGTGGAGGTTCGTCACCGGCACCTCGGCCGTCGGGATGAGGTACCAGTCCGACGGCTCCCGCAGCCGGAAGAGGTCCTCCTCGAACTTCGGCAGTTGGCCCGTGCCGCGCAGCGCGCCGGCGTTGACCATGAACGGCGGGAGCACCTCGGTGCGCCCGTGCCGCGCGACGTGCAGGTCGAGCATGAAGTTGACCAGCGCCCGCTCCAGCCGCGCGCCGAGCCCGCTCAGCACGCAGAACCGCGCGCCGGTGATCTTCGCCGCCCGCTGGAAGTCGAGGATCCCGCCGATCTCGCCGAGGTCCACGTGGTCGCGCACCGGGAAGTCGAAG includes these proteins:
- the serS gene encoding serine--tRNA ligase codes for the protein MLDIKYVLAHFDEVRAGLSRRGVVPALDELEALDKERRSAIGEAERLKAERNEASKKIGELVKAGGDAAAARERVRAMADRIKELDERTKQIDAQLEEIMLRVPNIPHASAPDGLDDKSNRVERVWGTKPSFDFPVRDHVDLGEIGGILDFQRAAKITGARFCVLSGLGARLERALVNFMLDLHVARHGRTEVLPPFMVNAGALRGTGQLPKFEEDLFRLREPSDWYLIPTAEVPVTNLHAGEILREEELPIRYAAYTPCFRSEAGSYGKDVRGLIRQHQFNKVELVTFCTPESSYELHEALTDEAEEVLRRLGLHYRVVCLSTGDMGFSSAKTYDLEVWLPSQNTFREISSCSNFEDFQARRAGIKYKPA